A window of Variovorax paradoxus EPS genomic DNA:
CGGTGTGGCGGTCGACCTTGCCGCTCAGAAGGCCGCCGGCCAGTGGGCTCCAGACCATGAGGCCGACGTTTTCGCTGCGCAGCATCGGCACCAGCTCGCGCTCCAGGTCGCGCCCGGCGATGGTGTAGTAGGCCTGCAGCGATTCGAAGCGCGCGAGCCGGTCGCGCTCGGCGATGCCCAGCGCCTTGGCGATCTGCCAGGCCGCCCAGTTCGACACGCCCACATAGCGCACATGGCCCTGCTGCACGAGGTTGTCGAGCGCATGCACGGTTTCCTCGATGGGCGTGAGCGGGTCGAAACCGTGGATCTGGTACAGGTCGATGTGGTCGAGCTGCAGGCGCTTGAGGCTTGCCTTCACGCCGTCCATGATGTGATAACGCGAGGCGCCGCTCGCGTTCGGGCCCTTGCTGCCGGTTTCGCCGAGCACCTTGGTGGCGACCACCACGCCGTCGCGCGGGATCTTGAGGTTCTTGAGAGCTTGGCCGGTGATGACTTCCGACTGACCTTCGGAGTACACGTCGGCGGTGTCGATGAAGTTGATGCCGGCGTCGATGGCGCGGCCGACAAGCCCTTCGGCCTCGCTCTGCTGCAGGTCGCCGATATGGGTCCAGATGCCCGAGCCGCCAC
This region includes:
- a CDS encoding aldo/keto reductase encodes the protein MQYRKFGRTGLLVSELCLGTMTFGGGSGIWTHIGDLQQSEAEGLVGRAIDAGINFIDTADVYSEGQSEVITGQALKNLKIPRDGVVVATKVLGETGSKGPNASGASRYHIMDGVKASLKRLQLDHIDLYQIHGFDPLTPIEETVHALDNLVQQGHVRYVGVSNWAAWQIAKALGIAERDRLARFESLQAYYTIAGRDLERELVPMLRSENVGLMVWSPLAGGLLSGKVDRHTETEKGTRRATFDFPPVNRERAYDCIDAMRVLAEARKVSVAQIALAWLLHQPVVTSVIVGAKRVDQLDDNIAATAIKLSADELATLDKASALPAEYPGWMLERQRVNRDKHLA